From Cronobacter turicensis z3032, the proteins below share one genomic window:
- the gntU gene encoding Low-affinity gluconate transporter, which yields MLTAVGSVLLLLFLVMKARMHAFVALMVVSIGAGLFSGMPLDKIASTMEKGMGGTLGFLAVVVALGAMFGKILHETGAVDQIAVKMLKSFGHSRAHYAIGLAGLICALPLFFEVAIVLLISVAFSMARHTGTNLVKLVIPLFAGVAAAAAFLLPGPAPMLLASQMHADFGWMILIGLCAAIPGMLVAGPLFGNFISRHVELYTPDDISEPHLGEGKLPSFGFSLSLILLPLVLVGLKTIAARFTAQGSTLYEWLQFIGHPFTAILVACLVAIYGLARRQGMEKEKVMAICGQALQPAGIILLVIGAGGVFKQVLVDSGVGPALGGALTGMGLPIALTCFVLAAAVRIIQGSATVACLTAVGLVMPVIDQLHFSGAQLAALSICIAGGSIVVSHVNDAGFWLFGKFTGATEAQTLKTWTMMETLLGTTGAIVGMIAFTLLS from the coding sequence GTGTTAACGGCAGTAGGGTCCGTTTTACTTCTGTTGTTCCTGGTGATGAAGGCGCGTATGCACGCCTTTGTCGCGCTGATGGTGGTATCTATTGGCGCCGGGCTTTTCTCCGGCATGCCGCTCGATAAAATCGCGTCCACTATGGAAAAGGGCATGGGCGGCACGCTCGGCTTTCTGGCGGTGGTCGTGGCGCTGGGCGCGATGTTCGGCAAAATCCTGCATGAGACCGGCGCGGTCGATCAGATTGCGGTCAAGATGCTGAAATCCTTCGGCCACAGCCGCGCGCATTACGCGATTGGCCTTGCGGGCCTGATTTGCGCGCTGCCGCTGTTTTTCGAAGTGGCGATTGTGCTGCTGATTAGCGTCGCGTTTTCGATGGCGCGCCACACCGGCACGAATCTCGTGAAGCTTGTGATCCCGCTGTTTGCGGGCGTCGCGGCCGCCGCGGCGTTTCTGCTGCCGGGGCCTGCGCCGATGCTGCTCGCCTCCCAGATGCACGCCGATTTTGGCTGGATGATTTTAATCGGCCTGTGCGCCGCTATCCCTGGCATGCTGGTGGCGGGGCCGCTTTTCGGTAACTTCATCAGCCGCCATGTCGAACTGTACACGCCTGACGATATCAGCGAACCGCACCTCGGCGAAGGCAAACTGCCGTCCTTCGGTTTCAGCCTCTCGCTCATTCTGCTGCCGCTGGTGCTGGTGGGCCTGAAAACCATCGCGGCGCGTTTCACCGCGCAAGGCTCGACGCTCTACGAATGGCTGCAGTTTATCGGTCATCCGTTTACCGCGATTCTGGTCGCCTGCCTGGTGGCGATTTACGGCCTCGCGCGGCGTCAGGGGATGGAAAAAGAGAAAGTCATGGCGATTTGCGGCCAGGCGCTGCAACCGGCGGGCATTATTCTGCTGGTGATTGGCGCAGGCGGCGTGTTCAAACAAGTGCTGGTGGATTCCGGCGTCGGACCGGCGCTCGGCGGCGCGCTGACCGGCATGGGCTTGCCGATTGCCTTGACCTGCTTTGTGCTGGCCGCCGCGGTGCGCATTATTCAGGGCTCCGCGACCGTCGCCTGCCTGACTGCGGTTGGGCTGGTGATGCCGGTTATCGATCAGCTGCATTTCTCCGGCGCGCAGCTTGCCGCGCTGTCGATCTGCATCGCGGGCGGCTCGATTGTGGTGAGCCACGTCAACGACGCCGGTTTCTGGTTGTTTGGTAAATTCACCGGCGCTACCGAAGCGCAAACCCTCAAAACCTGGACGATGATGGAAACGCTGCTTGGCACCACCGGCGCGATTGTCGGGATGATTGCGTTTACGCTGCTTTCTTAA
- the gntK gene encoding Thermoresistant gluconokinase, with translation MSTTNHDHHIYILMGVSGSGKSVVASEVAHRLKAAFLDGDFLHPRRNIMKMAAGDPLNDDDRTPWLQALNDAAFAMQRTNKVSLIVCSALKKRYRDILRSGNPNLSFIWLKGDFEVIENRLRARKGHFFKPQMLVTQFEALEAPQEDEKDVLFVDINQSLDDVIDSTIALINKGE, from the coding sequence ATGAGCACGACCAATCATGATCACCATATTTATATCCTGATGGGCGTTTCCGGCAGCGGGAAATCCGTTGTCGCCAGCGAAGTCGCGCATCGTCTGAAAGCCGCGTTTCTTGATGGCGACTTTCTGCATCCGCGCCGCAACATCATGAAAATGGCGGCGGGCGATCCGCTGAACGATGACGACCGCACGCCGTGGTTGCAGGCGCTCAACGACGCCGCCTTCGCCATGCAGCGCACCAACAAAGTATCGCTCATCGTCTGCTCGGCGCTGAAAAAACGCTATCGCGATATCCTGCGCAGCGGCAACCCGAACCTCTCTTTCATCTGGCTGAAAGGCGATTTTGAAGTGATCGAGAACCGCCTGCGCGCGCGTAAAGGGCACTTCTTCAAGCCGCAAATGCTGGTCACCCAGTTCGAGGCGCTGGAAGCCCCGCAGGAAGATGAAAAAGATGTGCTGTTTGTGGATATTAACCAGTCGCTCGACGACGTTATCGACAGCACCATCGCGCTTATCAACAAAGGCGAGTAA
- the gntR gene encoding HTH-type transcriptional regulator gntR produces the protein MKKRRPVLQDVADRVGVTKMTISRYLRNPEQVSLALRSKIAAALDELGYIPNRAPDILSNATSRAIGVLLPSLTNQVFAEVLRGIESVIDAHGYQTMLAHYGYKPELEEERLESMLSWNIDGLILTERNHTPRTLKMIEVAGIPVVELMDSVSPCLDIAVGFDNFDAARQMTAAIIARGHRHVAYLGARLDERTIMKQKGYEQAMLDAGLTPYSVMVEHSSSFSTGSELLRQARREYPQLDSIFCTNDDLAIGAAFECQRLGLRIPDDMAIAGFHGHDIGQVMEPQLASVLTPRERMGRIGAERLLARIRGETVTPQMLDLGFTLSPGGSI, from the coding sequence ATGAAAAAGAGAAGACCGGTACTCCAGGATGTGGCCGATCGCGTCGGCGTGACCAAAATGACCATCAGCCGCTACCTGCGCAACCCCGAGCAAGTCTCGCTGGCGCTGCGCAGCAAAATCGCGGCGGCGCTGGATGAGCTTGGCTACATTCCCAACCGCGCGCCGGATATTCTCTCCAACGCGACCAGCCGCGCCATCGGCGTGCTGCTGCCTTCCCTGACCAACCAGGTTTTCGCTGAAGTCTTACGCGGCATCGAAAGCGTCATCGACGCGCACGGCTACCAGACTATGCTGGCCCACTACGGGTATAAGCCGGAGCTGGAAGAGGAGCGCCTGGAGTCGATGCTCTCCTGGAATATCGACGGCCTGATTTTAACCGAACGCAACCACACGCCGCGCACGCTCAAAATGATTGAAGTGGCGGGCATTCCGGTGGTGGAGCTAATGGACAGCGTCTCGCCGTGTCTGGATATCGCCGTGGGGTTTGATAACTTCGACGCCGCCCGCCAGATGACGGCGGCCATCATCGCCCGCGGTCATCGGCACGTCGCGTATCTCGGCGCGCGCCTCGACGAGCGCACCATCATGAAACAGAAAGGCTACGAGCAGGCGATGCTCGACGCGGGCCTGACGCCCTACAGCGTGATGGTCGAACACTCTTCGTCTTTCTCGACCGGCAGCGAACTGCTGCGCCAGGCGCGTCGGGAGTATCCGCAGCTCGACAGTATCTTCTGCACCAATGACGATCTCGCGATCGGCGCCGCGTTTGAATGCCAGCGTCTGGGCCTGCGCATTCCTGACGATATGGCGATTGCCGGTTTTCACGGCCACGATATCGGCCAGGTGATGGAGCCGCAACTCGCCAGCGTGCTGACGCCGCGCGAACGTATGGGACGCATCGGCGCCGAGCGTCTGCTGGCGCGTATCCGCGGCGAAACGGTTACCCCGCAAATGCTCGATCTCGGTTTTACGCTCTCGCCTGGCGGTTCAATTTAA
- the yhhW gene encoding Protein yhhW: protein MIYLRKANDRGHANHGWLDSWHTFSFANYYDPNFMGFSALRVINDDVIDAGQGFGTHPHKDMEILTYVLEGAVEHQDSMGNKEQVPAGEFQIMSAGTGVRHSEYNPSATERLRLYQIWIMPSENGIEPRYEQRRFDAAQGRQLVLSPDARDGSLKVHQDMELSRWALLNGEDGQYVPADGRRVWIQVVKGEVTINGTRATTSDGLAIWDEATLAIHADSDSEILLFDLPPV, encoded by the coding sequence ATGATCTATTTACGCAAAGCAAACGACCGCGGTCACGCGAATCACGGCTGGCTGGATTCCTGGCACACCTTCTCGTTCGCTAATTACTACGACCCGAATTTCATGGGCTTTTCCGCCCTGCGGGTGATTAACGACGACGTCATCGACGCAGGCCAGGGGTTCGGTACCCACCCGCATAAAGACATGGAAATCCTGACTTACGTGCTGGAAGGCGCGGTTGAGCATCAGGACAGCATGGGCAATAAAGAGCAGGTGCCTGCCGGTGAGTTCCAGATAATGAGCGCCGGGACCGGCGTGCGCCACTCCGAGTACAACCCGAGCGCCACCGAGCGTCTGCGTCTGTACCAGATCTGGATTATGCCGTCTGAAAATGGCATTGAGCCACGCTACGAGCAGCGCCGCTTCGACGCCGCCCAGGGCCGCCAACTGGTGCTGTCCCCGGATGCCCGCGACGGCTCGCTGAAAGTGCATCAGGATATGGAACTGTCGCGCTGGGCGCTGCTGAATGGCGAAGACGGGCAGTACGTGCCTGCCGATGGCCGCCGCGTCTGGATCCAGGTGGTGAAGGGCGAGGTGACCATCAACGGCACCCGCGCGACCACCAGCGATGGCCTGGCTATCTGGGACGAAGCCACCCTTGCCATCCACGCCGACAGCGACAGCGAAATCCTGCTGTTTGATCTGCCGCCGGTCTGA
- the yhhX gene encoding Uncharacterized oxidoreductase yhhX has product MTINCAFIGFGKSTTRYHLPYVLHRKETFHVAHIFRRHPKPELESHPRYQHIHFTSDLDDILNDASVKLVVICTHADSHFEYAKRALEAGKNVLVEKPFTTSVAEARLLQDLARSKGLVVTPYQNRRFDSCFLTARKVIESGKLGEIVEIESHFDYYRPEAETKPGLPEDGMFFGLGVHTMDQIISLFGRPDHVSYDIRSLRNKANPDDTFEAQLFYGDLKAIVKTSHYVKIDYPKFIVHGKKGSFIKYGIDQQETSLKAGIMPGEPGFAADDSIGRLEYVNERGETVREEIKPEEGDYGRVYDALYDTLVNGAPNYVRESDVLTNLEILERGFEQASPATVTLAK; this is encoded by the coding sequence ATGACGATTAACTGCGCTTTTATTGGTTTTGGCAAAAGCACCACCCGCTACCATCTTCCCTACGTTTTACACCGCAAAGAGACGTTTCACGTCGCGCATATCTTCCGTCGCCACCCCAAACCGGAGCTGGAAAGCCACCCGCGTTATCAGCATATTCACTTTACGAGCGATCTGGATGACATCCTGAATGACGCCTCGGTGAAACTGGTGGTCATCTGTACGCATGCCGACAGCCACTTCGAGTATGCGAAACGCGCGCTGGAAGCCGGGAAAAACGTGCTGGTGGAAAAACCGTTCACGACAAGCGTCGCGGAGGCGCGCCTGCTCCAGGATCTGGCAAGGAGCAAGGGGCTTGTGGTCACACCGTATCAGAACCGCCGTTTTGATTCGTGTTTTCTTACCGCACGTAAGGTCATTGAGAGCGGCAAGCTTGGTGAGATTGTCGAAATTGAAAGCCATTTCGACTACTACCGGCCTGAGGCGGAAACCAAACCCGGCCTGCCGGAAGACGGCATGTTTTTCGGGCTCGGCGTGCACACGATGGATCAGATTATTTCGCTGTTTGGCCGCCCCGATCACGTCAGCTATGACATCCGCAGCCTGCGTAATAAAGCCAACCCGGATGACACCTTCGAGGCGCAGCTCTTTTATGGCGATCTGAAAGCCATCGTGAAGACCAGCCATTACGTCAAAATCGACTACCCAAAATTTATCGTCCACGGCAAAAAAGGCTCATTTATCAAATATGGCATCGACCAGCAGGAAACCAGCCTGAAGGCCGGGATTATGCCCGGCGAGCCAGGCTTTGCGGCGGATGACAGCATCGGGCGTCTGGAGTATGTCAACGAGCGCGGCGAAACGGTGCGTGAAGAGATCAAACCGGAAGAGGGCGACTATGGCCGTGTCTATGACGCGCTCTATGACACCCTCGTCAACGGCGCGCCGAATTATGTCAGAGAATCTGATGTGCTTACCAACCTGGAGATCCTCGAACGCGGCTTCGAGCAGGCGTCTCCCGCCACGGTAACCCTTGCGAAATAA
- the yhhY gene encoding Uncharacterized N-acetyltransferase yhhY, translated as MLRPQRERAMNEIVVRHAEAEDAQALQQIHTMPEIIHNTLQIPHPSLAMWRDRLGAPQPGRRQLVACIDGEVVGHLALTVEQNPRRSHVATFGMSVHPGWRNRGVASALMREMVNLCDNWLRIERIELTVFVDNAPALAVYRKFGFETEGTGKRYGLRNGEYVDAYFMARVKAG; from the coding sequence ATCCTCCGACCACAGCGGGAGCGCGCCATGAATGAGATAGTAGTAAGACATGCGGAAGCGGAAGACGCGCAGGCGTTGCAGCAGATCCACACGATGCCGGAAATCATCCACAACACGCTGCAAATTCCGCATCCGTCGCTCGCGATGTGGCGAGACCGGCTCGGCGCGCCGCAGCCGGGGCGTCGTCAGCTGGTGGCGTGTATTGATGGCGAAGTCGTCGGGCATCTGGCCTTAACGGTGGAGCAAAACCCGCGCCGCAGCCATGTAGCGACGTTCGGGATGAGCGTTCACCCCGGCTGGCGCAACCGCGGCGTGGCGTCGGCGCTGATGCGCGAAATGGTAAACCTGTGTGATAACTGGCTGCGCATCGAGCGGATCGAGCTGACGGTGTTTGTCGATAATGCGCCTGCGCTGGCGGTGTACCGCAAGTTCGGGTTTGAGACGGAAGGCACCGGCAAGCGTTACGGCCTGCGTAACGGCGAGTACGTCGACGCGTATTTTATGGCGCGGGTAAAGGCGGGTTAA
- the ggt gene encoding Gamma-glutamyltranspeptidase, with the protein MEEDVFHPVRAEHGMVASVDAAATQVGVDVLKQGGNAVDAAVAVGFALAVTHPQAGNLGGGGFMMLRTKDGNVTAIDFREMAPEKATRDMFLDAQGNADSKKSLTSHLASGTPGSVAGFTLALQKYGTMPLDKVIQPAITLARDGFTVNDALAIDLKTYGVETLPNHPTSKAIFWKQDGNPYQKGDKLVQANLAKSLELIAKDGPDAFYKGPIADQIADEMAKNGGLITKADLANYKAVERTPVSGSYRGYQVYSMPPPSSGGIHIVQILNILENFDLHKYGFGSADAMQIMAEAEKYAYADRSEYLGDPDFVKVPWQALTSKAYAKSLAQQIDVNKARPSNEIKPGNLAPYESNQTTHFSVVDKDGNAVAVTYTLNTTFGSGIVAGDTGILMNNQMDDFSAKPGTPNVYGLVGGDANAVGPKKRPLSSMSPTIVVKDGKTWLVTGSPGGSRIITTVLQMVVNTIDYGMNVAEATNAPRFHHQWLPDELRVEKGFSPDTLKLLREKGQNVAVKEAMGSTQSIMIGPDGALYGASDPRSVDDLTAGY; encoded by the coding sequence GTGGAAGAAGATGTCTTTCATCCGGTGCGTGCCGAACACGGCATGGTGGCCTCGGTGGACGCCGCGGCGACGCAGGTGGGCGTCGATGTGCTAAAGCAGGGCGGTAACGCGGTGGATGCGGCGGTCGCGGTGGGGTTCGCCCTGGCGGTAACGCATCCGCAGGCCGGTAATCTCGGCGGCGGCGGCTTTATGATGCTGCGCACCAAAGACGGCAACGTCACGGCGATCGATTTCCGCGAAATGGCGCCGGAAAAAGCCACGCGCGATATGTTCCTCGACGCGCAGGGCAACGCCGACAGCAAAAAATCGCTCACCTCGCATCTCGCCTCCGGCACGCCGGGCAGCGTCGCGGGCTTCACGCTCGCGCTGCAAAAATATGGCACGATGCCGCTCGATAAAGTCATTCAGCCCGCCATTACGCTTGCTCGCGACGGGTTTACGGTCAATGACGCGCTTGCCATCGATTTAAAAACCTACGGCGTGGAGACGCTCCCGAATCACCCGACCAGCAAGGCGATTTTCTGGAAACAGGACGGTAATCCGTATCAGAAGGGCGACAAGCTGGTGCAGGCGAATCTTGCAAAGAGCCTTGAGCTTATCGCCAAAGATGGCCCCGACGCCTTCTATAAAGGCCCGATTGCCGACCAGATAGCTGACGAGATGGCGAAAAACGGCGGGCTTATCACCAAAGCCGATCTGGCGAATTACAAAGCGGTGGAGCGTACGCCTGTGAGCGGCAGCTACCGTGGTTATCAGGTGTATTCGATGCCGCCGCCGTCGTCGGGCGGGATCCATATCGTGCAGATCCTGAATATCCTTGAGAATTTCGATCTGCATAAATATGGCTTCGGCAGCGCCGACGCGATGCAGATCATGGCCGAGGCGGAAAAATACGCCTACGCCGACCGCTCGGAGTATCTGGGCGACCCGGATTTCGTGAAGGTGCCGTGGCAGGCGCTGACCAGCAAGGCCTACGCGAAATCGCTGGCGCAGCAGATCGATGTGAATAAGGCGCGTCCGTCGAACGAGATTAAACCGGGAAATCTCGCGCCTTATGAGAGCAACCAGACCACGCATTTTTCTGTCGTCGATAAAGACGGCAATGCGGTGGCGGTGACCTATACGCTTAACACCACCTTTGGCAGCGGCATTGTGGCGGGCGATACCGGCATTCTGATGAATAACCAGATGGACGATTTCTCCGCCAAGCCGGGGACGCCGAACGTTTATGGCCTGGTGGGCGGCGATGCGAACGCGGTGGGGCCGAAGAAACGCCCGCTGTCGTCGATGTCGCCGACGATTGTCGTGAAGGATGGCAAGACGTGGCTGGTGACCGGCAGCCCAGGCGGCAGTCGCATTATCACTACCGTATTGCAGATGGTGGTGAATACGATTGATTACGGTATGAACGTGGCGGAAGCCACCAACGCGCCGCGATTCCATCACCAGTGGCTGCCGGATGAGCTGCGGGTGGAGAAGGGTTTTAGCCCGGATACGCTGAAGCTGCTGCGTGAGAAAGGACAGAACGTGGCGGTGAAAGAGGCGATGGGCAGCACCCAGAGCATTATGATTGGCCCGGACGGGGCGCTTTACGGCGCGTCCGACCCGCGCAGCGTCGATGATTTAACGGCGGGTTATTAA
- the yhhA gene encoding Uncharacterized protein yhhA: MKRYLLIAAALPLAALAEPINVINNPNQPGYVNPSQQRLQTQMQSQQLQQKGMLNQQIQTQSRLQQQQLQTQMNNNVERIQQNQPGNLNPPREQVLPNTNGGMLNSSSSGSSTQHMLNSNGATLNSTSQTHMIEPRQNGDMLRQSGTTLNTQSAITP, from the coding sequence ATGAAACGCTATTTACTGATTGCCGCAGCGCTTCCGCTGGCGGCGCTTGCCGAACCGATTAACGTCATCAACAACCCTAACCAGCCGGGGTATGTGAACCCCAGCCAGCAGCGCTTGCAGACGCAAATGCAAAGCCAGCAGCTTCAGCAGAAAGGGATGCTTAATCAGCAGATCCAGACGCAAAGCCGCCTGCAACAGCAGCAGTTGCAAACTCAGATGAATAATAACGTCGAGCGTATTCAGCAGAACCAGCCGGGGAACCTTAACCCGCCGCGGGAGCAGGTGCTGCCGAACACCAACGGCGGCATGCTGAATAGCAGCAGTAGCGGCAGCAGCACGCAGCATATGCTTAACAGCAACGGCGCGACGCTGAACAGTACGTCGCAGACGCACATGATTGAGCCGCGTCAGAACGGCGATATGCTGCGACAAAGCGGCACCACGCTGAATACGCAGAGCGCCATCACGCCTTAA
- the ugpQ gene encoding Glycerophosphoryl diester phosphodiesterase has protein sequence MSNWPYPPIVAHRGGGRLAPENTLAAIETGARLGHAMIEFDVKLSKDGQIFLLHDDTLERTSNGWGVAGELNWDALLKVDAGSWFSGAFKGERLALMSDVAQRCREHHMMANIEIKPTTGADAETGRVVALAARALWSDMTAPLLSSFSIEALEAAQQAAPELPRGLLLDEWRDDWQALTTRLACVSIHLNHKLLDQARVAQLKDAGLRILVYTVNSPRRALELLAWGVDCICTDAIDEIGPDFRA, from the coding sequence ATGAGCAACTGGCCATATCCTCCCATCGTCGCCCACCGCGGCGGCGGCCGACTGGCACCGGAAAACACCCTGGCGGCGATTGAAACCGGCGCGCGCCTGGGTCACGCCATGATTGAGTTTGACGTGAAGCTCTCGAAAGACGGCCAGATTTTCCTGCTGCATGACGACACGCTGGAGCGCACCAGCAACGGCTGGGGCGTGGCGGGCGAGCTGAACTGGGATGCGCTGCTGAAAGTGGACGCCGGCAGCTGGTTCAGCGGCGCGTTTAAAGGCGAGAGGCTGGCGCTGATGAGCGACGTGGCGCAGCGCTGCCGCGAGCATCATATGATGGCGAATATTGAGATTAAACCGACGACCGGCGCGGATGCCGAAACCGGGCGCGTAGTGGCGCTGGCCGCGCGCGCGCTCTGGAGCGATATGACCGCGCCGCTGCTCTCGTCGTTCTCCATCGAGGCGCTGGAGGCGGCGCAACAGGCCGCGCCGGAACTGCCGCGCGGGTTGCTGCTGGATGAGTGGCGCGACGACTGGCAGGCGTTGACCACGCGTCTCGCCTGCGTGTCTATTCATCTGAACCATAAGCTGCTGGATCAGGCGCGCGTCGCGCAACTGAAAGACGCGGGTCTGCGTATTCTGGTCTATACCGTGAATTCGCCCCGGCGCGCGCTGGAGCTGCTCGCCTGGGGCGTGGACTGCATCTGCACTGATGCGATTGACGAGATCGGGCCGGATTTTCGCGCTTAA
- the ugpC gene encoding sn-glycerol-3-phosphate import ATP-binding protein ugpC produces the protein MAGLKLQAVTKSWDNGKTQVIQPLTVDVADGEFIVMVGPSGCGKSTLLRMVAGLERVSSGDIWIDRQRVTEMEPKERGIAMVFQNYALYPHMNVEENMAWGLKIRGMGKAHIAERVKEAARILELDELLKRRPRELSGGQRQRVAMGRAIVRDPAVFLFDEPLSNLDAKLRVQMRLELQQLHRRLRTTSLYVTHDQVEAMTLAQRVMVMNKGVAEQIGTPVEVYEKPASRFVASFIGSPAMNLLEGRVNTEGTHFDIDGGLSLPLGRLHKTLAGRKVTLGIRPEHIALSSQAAGGVPLPLDTLEMLGADNLAHGRWGSQKVVARLAHQERPQPGSQLWLHLPENHLHFFDGETGQRL, from the coding sequence ATGGCAGGACTCAAATTACAGGCAGTCACCAAAAGCTGGGATAACGGCAAAACGCAGGTCATTCAGCCGCTGACGGTGGACGTCGCGGATGGCGAATTTATCGTGATGGTCGGCCCCTCCGGCTGTGGTAAATCGACGCTGCTGCGTATGGTGGCCGGGCTTGAGCGCGTGAGTAGCGGCGATATCTGGATAGACCGCCAGCGCGTCACCGAGATGGAGCCGAAAGAGCGCGGCATCGCCATGGTGTTCCAGAATTATGCGCTCTATCCGCATATGAATGTTGAAGAGAACATGGCCTGGGGCCTGAAAATTCGTGGGATGGGCAAAGCGCATATCGCCGAGCGCGTCAAAGAAGCGGCGCGCATTCTGGAACTGGATGAGCTGTTAAAACGCCGCCCGCGTGAGCTCTCCGGCGGCCAGCGCCAGCGCGTGGCCATGGGCCGCGCGATTGTGCGCGATCCGGCGGTATTCCTCTTCGATGAACCGCTTTCAAACCTCGACGCTAAGCTGCGCGTGCAGATGCGCCTTGAACTGCAACAGTTGCACCGTCGTCTGCGCACCACGTCGCTGTATGTGACGCACGATCAGGTCGAGGCGATGACGCTCGCCCAGCGCGTGATGGTGATGAATAAAGGCGTGGCGGAGCAGATAGGCACGCCGGTGGAGGTCTACGAAAAGCCCGCCAGCCGCTTTGTGGCGAGCTTTATCGGCAGCCCGGCGATGAACCTGCTGGAAGGGCGGGTGAATACCGAAGGCACCCATTTTGATATCGACGGCGGGCTTTCCCTGCCGCTTGGGCGGCTGCATAAAACGCTCGCCGGGCGCAAGGTGACGCTGGGTATCCGCCCGGAACATATTGCGCTAAGCTCACAGGCCGCAGGCGGCGTGCCGCTGCCGCTCGATACGCTGGAGATGCTGGGCGCGGATAATCTCGCGCATGGCCGCTGGGGCAGCCAGAAAGTGGTGGCGCGCCTGGCGCATCAGGAGCGTCCGCAGCCGGGCAGCCAGCTGTGGCTGCACCTGCCGGAAAATCATCTGCACTTTTTTGATGGTGAAACAGGACAACGTTTATGA
- the ugpE gene encoding sn-glycerol-3-phosphate transport system permease protein ugpE: MIENRPGLTIFSHTILILGIAAILFPLYVAFVAATLDNQAVFATPMTLIPGTHLWENLKDIWVNGVGANSAPFWLMLLNSFIMAFSITVGKIAVSMLSAFAIVWFRFPLRNLFFWMIFITLMLPVEVRIFPTVEVIANLKMMDSYTGLTLPLMASATATFLFRQFFMTLPDELMEAARIDGASPMRFFRDIVLPLSKTNLAALFVITFIYGWNQYLWPLLIVSDPSLGTAVAGIKGMISVGEGSTQWNQVMAAMLLTLIPPVVIVLVMQRAFVRGLVDSEK, translated from the coding sequence ATGATTGAAAACCGCCCTGGGCTGACGATTTTCAGCCATACCATTTTGATTCTTGGCATCGCCGCGATTCTCTTTCCGCTCTACGTGGCGTTTGTCGCGGCAACGCTCGATAACCAGGCCGTGTTTGCCACGCCGATGACGCTTATTCCCGGCACGCACCTGTGGGAAAACCTGAAGGATATCTGGGTAAACGGCGTCGGGGCCAACAGCGCGCCGTTTTGGCTGATGCTGCTTAACAGTTTCATCATGGCGTTCAGCATTACCGTCGGGAAAATCGCGGTGTCGATGCTCTCGGCGTTCGCCATCGTCTGGTTTCGCTTCCCGCTGCGTAACCTCTTCTTCTGGATGATTTTTATTACGCTGATGCTGCCGGTGGAAGTGCGCATTTTCCCGACGGTGGAGGTGATAGCCAACCTGAAGATGATGGATAGCTACACCGGCCTCACGTTGCCGCTGATGGCGTCCGCGACCGCCACCTTTCTGTTCCGCCAGTTCTTTATGACGCTGCCTGACGAGCTGATGGAAGCGGCGCGCATTGACGGCGCCTCGCCGATGCGGTTTTTCCGCGACATCGTGCTGCCGCTGTCCAAAACCAACCTCGCGGCGCTGTTCGTCATTACGTTTATCTACGGCTGGAACCAGTATCTCTGGCCGTTGCTGATTGTCAGCGATCCGTCGCTCGGCACGGCGGTGGCGGGCATTAAAGGCATGATTTCGGTGGGCGAGGGCAGCACGCAGTGGAATCAGGTGATGGCGGCGATGCTGCTGACGCTTATCCCGCCGGTGGTGATTGTTTTAGTGATGCAGCGCGCGTTTGTTCGCGGGCTGGTGGATAGCGAGAAATAA